The sequence below is a genomic window from Colletotrichum destructivum chromosome 4, complete sequence.
CGCTGAAGGAGTGAGAGGTACCGGACGCTCCTGGACCACCAGAGGCGGCTGCGGGGCGGGGACGAACGGAGGCTGGACGCCCGTCGTTGGGACTTCAAACTGCGACGGAAGGCGGTTCTCCATCGGCACGGGCGGAGGCGGCTGGAACTCGGTGTTCTGAACTCTCGAATTCGAGCGGGACCGGCCTTTGCCTGAAGCCGGTGCCGGAGCCGCAGCAAGCGTCTGTTGCGGTTTGGCGGCCTTAGGCTCCTTGTCCTTCGCAGCTCGCCTCCCCCTTTTCCTGCCGTCAGGCTTTTCAGGATCCGCCTTGGCTCCACGACGGCCAGGCGTGCCGGCGGGGGTGGCATTGTCGGAGTCGGTAGGGGGTTGCTCGAAGCCCCATGTCggggcagcagcacggcGCGGCCGTCTCCGTTCTCCGTTCTCGCCGTTCTCCTGGTTCTCATCACCCTCGTTTTCGGGATTGCCCAGCTCCGAGACCAAAGCGCTCGATCGCGTCTTGCCTCGGCTGCCCTTCTTTCTACGCTTGGGCTGCTTCTTAAGCTTCTCCTTCAGGTTGAGTTCCTTCTTCATCAGGTAGTAGTACTGTATGCAAGTACCGAAGTTGCGTTTCGGTATGTTCTCGGCGACCACGCCCCATTGCTTCGGGTTGGTGAGATACCTCTTCTCGAAGAgttcggcctcctcgggcgtGAAGTTGTTAATCGGCGGCAGAATCTGCCAGGCAGGCACAAGCTTCTCCACAGGCGTGAAACCAGTCGTGTCCTTGAAGAATTCGGCGTCCCGGTCCTCCTTTGTCCAGTACATCTCAGGGATTACCGCCTCCTTATCACTGCGATACTTCTCCTGCATTGCGCGCTGCTCTCTTTCCTTCcgttcctcgtcctctctcATGGAAGCTTGCAAAACTCTTTCCAGGTCGCGTTCGCTTGCATACCTTCGGCCGGCTCCCCTGCCTTCTGGTTTGAGTTcaggtggaggaggaatGGGAACGTGTTTTTCCGGCGTCGGCAGACAGCTGATAAACGTCTCTCTGCTCTTGACGGCAATCGGGTCACTCGAGACCGTGAAGTCAAGGTATTTGACGTAGTTTTCGGCGTAGTCCTTGCGCGCAATCTCTTGCCCTGCCAACTTTTCTAGAGAAATCTTATCGAGTTGCTGCAGGATGAAATCATCCACGATTGGATCCGAGTCGAGAGATTCCAGGAAGTCCCTGTCTCGACTCCAAGCGCGACAGCTGTAGTCGGGCAGACTATCAATAGGAGGCGTTGCCGAGTACTGGCGAACGGTGTCAATAAGCATTGCATCCGTGTCGGCATCCACGTCATCCGACTCCGTCGaatcatcctcatcgtcgtcttccatCTGAGAAGGTGTGCTCGGCAAAGCCTTGTCTCCTTCAATGGTCTCTACCGGCACACCAGGCGGCTGGAGAAGTATGGGGTGGCCGTTGGTGAGTGGCCCATGTGGCTCCTCGCGTCCTGCGACTGGCTTGGAAGGTTGTTTTTCGGGCTCGACCACATCCTCCATGGCAACATCGGTGACATTCGTCGCTtcgggatgccgaggaggagaaggcgcgGAAATGGGGGCgggttcgtcgacgtccaTTTCCTCCGTCTTCGGTTGTGGTTCATCAAGGGTGGTGTCAACCTGGGGCACTTCGACCTTTTCGACGTCGGGCTCGGGTGCCTTttcggcggcatcctcggcggcaactTCTGCGATCCCCGCGTCGTTATCGACGACCTTCTCCTGGGGCTCCTCAACGGATTTCCCGTCGGGGTTCTCGGTAGGTTTTTCGGTAGGTTTTTCCACAATCTCCTCAGCAGCAGTTTCGGACTCCTTCTCAAGTTCTTTTCCGACCTCCTTTCCGACCTCCTTTCCGACCTCCTTTCCGACCTCCTTTTCGACTTCGTCTTTAGACTGCTTTCCGACTTCCTTTTGCGCTGTCGTATCGGTCGTGGTATCggtctccttctcgacgatgacctGTTCGGGCTTTTTCTCAACCAGGGGGTCTGGCACCGATGCAGCTTCAGGTTCTGGTACGGAAACAATCTGCTCTGGCGACGACTTGATTGGCATCACCGGGCTCAGAGCTTGTGGAGTGTTTTCGCGCTGCTCTACAACAGGGGACTTGGGGGGCGGTTCCTCCTTGACAGGTTCGACGATATCCGGGACCGGACCAAGCATATCGACGAGACCCTCCGATTCGAGTACAAGCGCCGCCAAAGCGTCGTGTGAAACCTTTGCATAGCGAGCTATGATCTTGTCCGGGGCATTGTCGGCGACTTCGCGTAGACTTTCCaactcggcctcctccttaGCGATTTCCATGGCGAAATACTCCCCGtagtcctcgtcgtcgtcggatTCGGATGTCTGCTCAGAAACAGGCGCCGGGGGGTCTTGCAGGGGCAATACAAACCGAACTCTTGACACTGACATTCTGGTCTTCTTTGCAGACCGAGACGGctcttccttcctttccACTGAGCCCTTATCGATGGCTACACTTTCGGCCAGGAAAGGCTTGTCTTCACTTCGTGGTGGGGATCGACGCTCCTCATATCCATGGACATCATTTCCTGTCATGACGGTATCTCTTGCGTCCGTGTGCTCCGAATCTCGATCCATGGATCCTCTGGCCGAGTAACTGTCTCGTTCAGATTTAACGATGATTTCACCAGGTTCCGGGAGGTTGAGAGAGTTCACCGAGCCTTCGGTGGCGTCATTATGAGAGTCGGCCTTAGCATCACTACTGCGGGGACGCCTGTCATAATCGCCATGTTCGGCCGGGACACTTTCGTGACGGAAGGGAACCGGGCGTTGCTGCTGAGCGAAGCTCTGCGACCTCATGGTCTTGGGTGGCTCGGGTATCTTCTTCCCATTCAGTGCCGGGTTTATCCATTGCTTGCTTGAAGGGCGTTGCTGCTTCTGTTGCTGAGCACGGGGGCCCGAAGGAATTGGCGGGCTGCCTTCTGCAAGGTTCATCTTTGCAGGCCCGGTTGGAGGTACTGGGAaatcgccgccgccgccgccgccaccgccgtgTCCTGCGGAGACGGGTCGTTCGGCGTTGAATGCTCTCGGAGCTGTGGGGGGCAGTTTACCGGTGCCCCCGATGATGGGTGatccgtcggcggcaccgaCATTCCTACTGGGGACCGTACCAAAAGCAGGCGCCGAAGGGGCCAGGGGTGGAGGCGACACGTCCTTCGTGTTGGGCGATGGCGCTTGGGAAGACATGCCCCGGTCTCGTTCACGATCGACCTTGGGCCTCAGTAGCTCACGTTCGCGGGGGTCACGGTCGTCTCGGGCGTCTCTGCGGGCGTCAGGGTCGATCCATCGGTCGCCACGATCTCGCTCGTCGCGGTCGCGGCCCCAACGGCCTTCTTGGGAGCGGCTGCGAGGTCCGAAGCGATCGCGGTCATCGTAGAAGCCGCCGCGCCCTCTGCCTCGGTCCCAgccgccgcgtcctcgaTCCCTGCCTCCTCGGAAACCGCCGCGAGCCATACCGAAGGGGGGGTCGGAGTTGGATGAGCCAGCAGAGGGGGGGCCGCCGTCTCTCGAGCCCCTCCTAGACCTCTcagcgtcgacgccgagggggGGATCTCTGTCGCGAAAATCGCGCTGTGGTGGTGAGCGCCCTCTACCAGGGGATCGTGGGCGTCCGCGATAACTCTCTCTGTCTCGGCGGTCCCAGTCCCGATCGCGTTCGCGGCTTCTTTCGTCCCTATACGGCCCATCGCGTCGGTCCCTAAAATCGACGTCGCGGTCTCGGCCGCGGTCCCTGCTGTCATCGCGAACCCAGCCGCGGCCACGACCTCTGCCTCGTCCTCTAAAGTCACCggcgtagccgccgccgcgggggCCGCTGGGGGGGTCTAGAAGGGCCTTGGGCCCCCGGGGAGGGTCGCGGGGGAGGTTGTCGCGGAAAGAATCTCTGTTGTTCTGAAAGGCTGAAGTATTGGAGCGGGCTTCTGCGGAGGATCGACGGCGGTCGCCATCGCTGTACTGGGACGCGCGCTCGTAGCGATCGGGCGAGCGGTCGCGAGGCGACCTCGAGCGGCGATCCCCCCCGTCATACCTCGAGGAATATCTCGAAGCCCTGTAGAGATCGTGATTAGCATGAACGGGACGATCGACGAAACGCCTCGCATCCGCATGGCGCCTCATGTGGTCATAGGGAGGGCGCATCGGGGAGGTTGGGTGTCTCGTTTTCTTGACTCGACTTGTCTCGAGCGATGCCAACTCTGGGTCGGGCATAGATGCGGGTGGTGGGTTTTGAATTGAATGCTGATCTCAGGCCCGGGTTGGTAGGTCTCGCGAGACTACTCACATCGCACTAGGCCGGGCGACAGCCCTTAACGTTGCCTATGATAAAATGTCCAATACCATATATGTAATGACTGGGACGTGGAACCAGAGAACCTTGGTCGTTCGTGGGTCGTTGGAAGACTTTTGGAGTGGCCGGGTCCCAACCTCGGACAAGCGTCGCCGGGTGTGGACGCGGTATGCGGtttgtgtgtggtgtgttCAGGAGGTGGTCAGGAAGCGGGAAGCGGACACGGCGGGGAGTGGGTGCATCCGAGGGCGGGTCGTCGTTTGCTGTGTGTCCGCGTAAAGGTATCCTGTTTCTGAGTCTGAATGTATCGATGGTCGAGATATCGAAGTAGCGGGTGACGGCTGCGTGGTGTTGCCAGCGGGTAGGGGCTGCTACGAAGTCTGCGTGGACGTTACGAAGGGCGGGCGCGGGGCTTTAGGTGTTCAAGTGTGCTGAAGCGCGGAAGATGCGACACCAACGCACTCGGGGGAACAATCGTGTGATGTTGAAGGATTGAAGACGGTACGGTACCCCCGGCCACTGGTTCAGCCTGCGAAATACGGTTTCGCGTGCAGTGGCGCTTAATCGAGCTAGGCTTGGACAGGTTCAGGTTGGATCTCCTCAGAGTTCCGCTGGGGGCAGCGCCAGGCCGCCAGCCTTTTACCGCCGGACACGCTAGACCGTTTTCGAGTCTTGTAGCGGGACCCCGGCACTTCAAGTACTGGGCCAGCAGGGCCAGCAGGGCCTGCCTCCGAAATCTCAATTTCCAAGAGATGCGGTACGTACTTGGCCATCGTGATGAGGTAAGCCTTCAATGGTCGTCCCGACCCCCGAGTCCGCCGTGTCACGTCTTCGTGTCTCCCAACCGTAAAACGATGCTCCTCCTCAGCTCAGGCACAAGCAGCAATCCgacacacacccacacacatACCTTTCGATGCACATGCACCACACCCCAAACGCCAGGcacacaccaccacacaccaccagGACACGTTGTTGCCGTGTCGCCTTGCCATTAGATGACGAGGTGCGCAGGTGGGACACTGACACTGTCGTGAAGGCCCTGCCTGGGGTGGGGCCTTGTGCGCGCCGTGGCAGACCCTGCGGCCTTAGCCCAAAACTGATGGCCAGTGGACTCCACCTTTCC
It includes:
- a CDS encoding Putative SANT/Myb domain, Homeobox-like domain superfamily protein, yielding MRPPYDHMRRHADARRFVDRPVHANHDLYRASRYSSRYDGGDRRSRSPRDRSPDRYERASQYSDGDRRRSSAEARSNTSAFQNNRDSFRDNLPRDPPRGPKALLDPPSGPRGGGYAGDFRGRGRGRGRGWVRDDSRDRGRDRDVDFRDRRDGPYRDERSRERDRDWDRRDRESYRGRPRSPGRGRSPPQRDFRDRDPPLGVDAERSRRGSRDGGPPSAGSSNSDPPFGMARGGFRGGRDRGRGGWDRGRGRGGFYDDRDRFGPRSRSQEGRWGRDRDERDRGDRWIDPDARRDARDDRDPRERELLRPKVDRERDRGMSSQAPSPNTKDVSPPPLAPSAPAFGTVPSRNVGAADGSPIIGGTGKLPPTAPRAFNAERPVSAGHGGGGGGGGDFPVPPTGPAKMNLAEGSPPIPSGPRAQQQKQQRPSSKQWINPALNGKKIPEPPKTMRSQSFAQQQRPVPFRHESVPAEHGDYDRRPRSSDAKADSHNDATEGSVNSLNLPEPGEIIVKSERDSYSARGSMDRDSEHTDARDTVMTGNDVHGYEERRSPPRSEDKPFLAESVAIDKGSVERKEEPSRSAKKTRMSVSRVRFVLPLQDPPAPVSEQTSESDDDEDYGEYFAMEIAKEEAELESLREVADNAPDKIIARYAKVSHDALAALVLESEGLVDMLGPVPDIVEPVKEEPPPKSPVVEQRENTPQALSPVMPIKSSPEQIVSVPEPEAASVPDPLVEKKPEQVIVEKETDTTTDTTAQKEVGKQSKDEVEKEVGKEVGKEVGKEVGKELEKESETAAEEIVEKPTEKPTENPDGKSVEEPQEKVVDNDAGIAEVAAEDAAEKAPEPDVEKVEVPQVDTTLDEPQPKTEEMDVDEPAPISAPSPPRHPEATNVTDVAMEDVVEPEKQPSKPVAGREEPHGPLTNGHPILLQPPGVPVETIEGDKALPSTPSQMEDDDEDDSTESDDVDADTDAMLIDTVRQYSATPPIDSLPDYSCRAWSRDRDFLESLDSDPIVDDFILQQLDKISLEKLAGQEIARKDYAENYVKYLDFTVSSDPIAVKSRETFISCLPTPEKHVPIPPPPELKPEGRGAGRRYASERDLERVLQASMREDEERKEREQRAMQEKYRSDKEAVIPEMYWTKEDRDAEFFKDTTGFTPVEKLVPAWQILPPINNFTPEEAELFEKRYLTNPKQWGVVAENIPKRNFGTCIQYYYLMKKELNLKEKLKKQPKRRKKGSRGKTRSSALVSELGNPENEGDENQENGENGERRRPRRAAAPTWGFEQPPTDSDNATPAGTPGRRGAKADPEKPDGRKRGRRAAKDKEPKAAKPQQTLAAAPAPASGKGRSRSNSRVQNTEFQPPPPVPMENRLPSQFEVPTTGVQPPFVPAPQPPLVVQERPVPLTPSAISEVMAPPSLRPEPPPPPSQPTIATFDIAQPQPERRAQSQASSYWSVSEANDFPGLLKSFGTDWTAIAGHMGSKTAVMVKNYFVRQKDQGKAEWEQFAAEADAKRVRGEKLPDPPPPTVGGRKKYDSAPASSHRPLASAPATPVPSATTEPQSEVPATKVETPAQQPGNPPFGRFTMPITPAPLLQPQQQPLAQAPPPVPAATQTPPQAPQQTPAPIQQQHPAAQPAVTQSESPISRPLRAPSQQAFGFQERERESAQPVRISQKPSTISVTEPAQQRPLAAAQPIQPAQSELQIDRQHAERQQMERQAMERQQMERQQLERQRMEQQQIERQQIERQQIERQQIERQQMERQQIERQQIERQQMERQQLERQAIERQQMERQQLERQQMERQQAERQQMERQKMEAQQSKEHLRPTERTRLKQEPEMTPPHHHYEPFSYGQQPVRSVPPPRSEPPAGPRQPTEPPRSVATPVPQAYGQPMPQPGGRLLGDPQPSVSTPPGQRPNVAQRPMPTHMDSYGTPPQQPQSMSAAASRPSASERKTSNIMSLLNDDPPSAAAAAAPTPPPQPKRLNDMTQVKPSPTPPPQSMSRGPAPPPAPTPLRPEREAPQAYPYGRNAPSASAMPPLKPTYTASPQAQHMSAPRSTILSPHDSGPALEREFYRSYQHQPQATNSPQIAQPYTPQSQPSRDAYQPQTGYPGYGAPAAHAGSPPAQYAVHPSASRREPPPPQNRESAWPPGPQGHAMGQPQPPQQQPSWPPQSHPATHAQPPKRSQQAPPPQNWASPHMSSQKAPPSGSAVPQQSWASGPPPQQQQQQQQQPQPPQQQQPPPHHHMPMCDDRGASIYGQIPPQHQHAMQGRYPPVSRAPEPMPPQAQQAYPPRYASTPGPGDQMPPRSYTPVGYDARGPPAGPYPPDPREMQMREMSRDPRDPRDPREIQQQEMLQRQLRPHDAYGRQPDRYGR